One Mycobacterium kubicae genomic window carries:
- a CDS encoding peroxiredoxin-like family protein — protein MKSGPHAIGANDREKSYSLPYELFPTGPFELPAALRRLRDMKKSARGPDIAALMDQAVAELADADSLTMVPGVGDPAPKFELPNQIGALVSLDGLLATGPAVLVFYRGVWCPFCTLTLRAYEQYLPDLRSAGASLVGISLQTPDDSLTMAERNRLSYPVLSDLGGAVSSNYGLVFKLPNYLQEVYRQLGHPLPAFNGTDDWELPVSATFVVDRSGLVRFAEALPDYTQRSDPADVLATVMRL, from the coding sequence GTGAAGTCGGGTCCGCACGCCATCGGTGCGAACGATCGTGAGAAGAGTTACTCACTCCCGTACGAACTATTCCCAACCGGCCCCTTCGAATTGCCCGCGGCGCTGCGGCGACTACGCGACATGAAGAAGTCAGCGAGGGGACCTGACATCGCCGCGCTGATGGATCAGGCGGTAGCCGAGTTGGCGGACGCTGATTCGCTCACGATGGTGCCGGGCGTCGGTGACCCCGCCCCGAAGTTCGAGCTGCCGAACCAGATCGGCGCCCTCGTTTCGTTGGACGGACTACTGGCTACCGGGCCCGCTGTCCTCGTCTTCTACCGCGGCGTGTGGTGTCCGTTCTGCACTCTGACGCTGCGGGCATACGAGCAGTACCTGCCGGACTTGCGCTCGGCGGGAGCATCCCTGGTGGGGATCTCCCTGCAAACGCCGGACGACTCCCTGACCATGGCTGAGCGCAACCGGCTCAGCTATCCGGTGCTGAGTGACCTCGGCGGCGCGGTGTCTAGCAACTATGGCTTGGTGTTCAAGCTCCCGAACTACCTTCAGGAGGTGTACCGCCAGCTGGGTCATCCATTACCCGCGTTCAACGGCACCGACGATTGGGAACTGCCCGTGTCCGCGACTTTTGTCGTCGACCGCTCCGGCCTGGTGCGTTTCGCCGAAGCGCTGCCGGATTACACGCAAAGGAGTGATCCCGCAGATGTGCTGGCGACGGTAATGCGGCTGTGA
- a CDS encoding metal-dependent hydrolase has protein sequence MRRSRNAEPIDPGPVQIRPRQVQFDFSDIPLHWIPGHPVASDLIGLLNIGVPAFERWTVETFNEALPLVKDDKLAEDMRAFIGQESIHAANHERALRDFMVANGVEPTAMLRQIDYLFSKVLAPSRSTNPKRRHNHLCDRLWLIAAMEHYTAVFGHFALNSAWDDYGAHPTLVDLYRWHGAEEVEHRTVSHDVATYFSDSYWDRLSGAIFAVIFLFGAFQSGTWYLMKNDPQVEMTWWQAQRARWLDAKHRLLPRYWEAFGKETLTYLRPGFSPDEVGSMAQAVAYLASSPAARAATQ, from the coding sequence ATGCGGCGGTCGCGCAATGCCGAGCCGATCGACCCAGGTCCGGTCCAGATCCGGCCGCGGCAGGTCCAATTCGATTTCTCCGACATTCCGCTGCATTGGATCCCAGGTCACCCGGTGGCTTCTGACCTCATCGGCTTACTGAATATCGGCGTGCCGGCGTTTGAGAGATGGACCGTGGAGACATTCAACGAAGCGTTGCCGCTGGTCAAGGACGACAAGTTGGCCGAGGACATGCGCGCGTTCATCGGCCAGGAGTCAATTCACGCCGCCAACCACGAGCGGGCGCTGCGCGACTTCATGGTCGCCAACGGCGTGGAGCCCACCGCGATGTTGCGGCAGATCGACTACCTATTCAGCAAGGTGCTTGCACCTTCGCGGTCAACGAACCCGAAACGGCGGCACAACCATCTGTGCGACAGATTGTGGTTGATCGCGGCAATGGAGCATTACACGGCCGTGTTCGGTCACTTCGCACTGAACAGCGCCTGGGACGATTATGGCGCGCATCCGACGCTCGTTGATCTCTACCGATGGCATGGAGCCGAAGAGGTCGAGCACCGCACAGTGTCCCACGATGTAGCCACTTATTTCAGTGACAGTTACTGGGACCGGCTCAGCGGTGCCATCTTCGCCGTAATTTTTCTGTTCGGAGCGTTTCAATCAGGCACCTGGTACCTGATGAAGAATGATCCGCAGGTCGAGATGACTTGGTGGCAAGCCCAGCGCGCACGTTGGCTGGACGCTAAGCATCGACTCCTTCCGCGGTACTGGGAGGCCTTCGGCAAGGAGACGTTGACCTACTTGCGGCCCGGCTTTTCGCCCGATGAGGTGGGCTCGATGGCCCAAGCCGTCGCCTATCTCGCGAGTTCACCTGCCGCACGAGCTGCAACCCAATAA
- a CDS encoding winged helix-turn-helix transcriptional regulator, with translation MVTYRQYCPVAVAAEVVAERWNPLIIRNLMLGANTFSGIANGVPTMSRSMLLKRLDELQRAGVIETEPKPGGRGSLYRLTEAGADLVGVIAALAEWGRRWVDVTAEQSDPGYALWAWCQSQVDRDALPGGRVVVAFTFPEERPINRRYWILIDRHDAELCHSDPGGQPDLTVEANSKAFVDWHRGARTWRDVLRSGEVTVSGPARLRRAFPTWNLHAPVFEPQFSELAGQEALQTASQRSSSSSGRGRPSSRSPVERRRGA, from the coding sequence GTGGTCACCTACCGTCAGTACTGCCCGGTCGCTGTGGCAGCCGAGGTCGTCGCGGAACGCTGGAATCCGCTGATCATCCGCAATCTCATGCTCGGCGCCAACACGTTTTCAGGGATCGCCAACGGCGTGCCGACGATGTCTCGGTCGATGCTGCTCAAGCGGCTCGATGAGCTGCAGCGGGCGGGAGTGATCGAGACCGAGCCCAAGCCGGGGGGCCGCGGCTCTCTCTACCGACTCACCGAAGCCGGCGCCGACCTGGTGGGGGTGATCGCCGCGCTCGCCGAGTGGGGCCGACGGTGGGTCGACGTCACCGCAGAACAATCTGATCCCGGTTATGCGCTGTGGGCATGGTGCCAGTCACAGGTCGATCGGGATGCCCTGCCGGGTGGCCGGGTGGTAGTTGCTTTCACGTTTCCCGAAGAGCGCCCGATCAACCGGCGGTACTGGATTTTGATCGACCGGCACGACGCGGAGTTATGTCATTCCGACCCCGGTGGCCAGCCGGATCTGACCGTTGAGGCCAACTCCAAAGCTTTCGTCGACTGGCACCGTGGTGCGCGAACGTGGCGTGATGTGCTTCGCAGCGGGGAGGTCACGGTCAGCGGCCCGGCGCGGCTACGCCGGGCCTTCCCGACGTGGAACCTGCATGCGCCGGTCTTCGAGCCGCAGTTCAGCGAACTGGCCGGCCAAGAAGCACTGCAGACGGCGAGTCAGCGGTCTTCGTCGTCATCGGGCCGGGGACGGCCGTCATCCCGTTCGCCGGTAGAGAGGCGGCGCGGGGCTTGA
- a CDS encoding DUF4442 domain-containing protein: MADPLVDMMNAGMATTIPTADKMGVRVLEARRGFAAASVPAEGNGNHFGVIYAGVQFTVAEMLGGIIALATFDSSKYFPLVKNLEIAFLGMATTALRAEASMDDETIARVEAEAAAKGKADYVLDAVVTDAAGTVVATTHGLYQLRAHRR; the protein is encoded by the coding sequence GTGGCTGACCCGCTCGTCGACATGATGAACGCCGGCATGGCAACGACCATCCCCACCGCGGACAAGATGGGCGTGCGAGTGCTCGAGGCGCGGCGCGGGTTTGCTGCCGCCAGCGTCCCGGCCGAAGGCAACGGCAACCATTTCGGCGTCATCTACGCCGGCGTGCAATTCACCGTCGCCGAAATGCTCGGCGGCATCATCGCCCTGGCGACATTCGACTCCAGCAAGTACTTCCCGCTGGTCAAGAACCTCGAGATCGCCTTCCTCGGCATGGCCACGACGGCCCTACGCGCCGAGGCGAGCATGGACGACGAAACGATCGCCCGCGTGGAAGCCGAGGCCGCGGCCAAGGGCAAGGCTGACTATGTGTTGGACGCGGTGGTCACCGACGCGGCGGGCACAGTCGTCGCGACCACCCACGGCCTATATCAGTTGCGCGCGCATCGACGTTGA
- a CDS encoding class I SAM-dependent methyltransferase has product MTEAMEAEFDTVAEWTAQVAVDLGPDYYVPAGCRGSGSPAALDWLIDELGLTADETLLDSGAGVGGPAAYAAQAVGVTPLLVEPEAGACRAARTLFDYPVLQAIGSALPLADATFDAAWSLGVLCTTPDQRELLTELRRTVRPPGRVALLTFVARESVDAEQPEGNHFPTTDRLTELVEAAGLRVQSWRSTADLPDIPQEWTRRVDAVTDALAERHGRSQTWQLAERQSNRIGELLAQEKVTGELLVLRHA; this is encoded by the coding sequence ATGACCGAAGCGATGGAAGCTGAATTCGACACCGTCGCCGAATGGACTGCGCAGGTGGCCGTCGATCTGGGTCCCGACTACTACGTTCCCGCGGGCTGCCGGGGCAGTGGGAGTCCGGCGGCTCTGGATTGGTTGATCGACGAGCTGGGCTTGACGGCAGACGAAACGCTGCTCGACTCCGGTGCGGGGGTGGGAGGCCCCGCCGCGTATGCCGCGCAGGCCGTGGGCGTGACGCCGCTGCTCGTCGAGCCGGAGGCGGGGGCGTGCCGCGCGGCTCGCACCCTGTTCGACTATCCGGTCCTGCAGGCGATCGGGTCGGCGCTGCCGCTGGCCGACGCGACCTTCGACGCGGCTTGGTCGCTGGGCGTGCTGTGCACGACACCCGATCAGCGAGAGTTGTTGACGGAATTGCGGCGAACCGTACGACCGCCCGGCCGGGTCGCGTTGCTCACGTTCGTGGCGCGCGAGTCGGTCGACGCAGAACAGCCGGAGGGCAATCACTTTCCGACGACCGACCGCCTCACCGAGTTGGTCGAGGCGGCCGGTCTACGAGTGCAGAGTTGGCGAAGCACAGCCGACCTGCCCGACATCCCACAGGAGTGGACGCGCCGCGTCGACGCAGTTACTGACGCACTGGCCGAACGGCACGGCCGATCGCAGACCTGGCAACTCGCCGAACGCCAGAGCAACCGGATCGGCGAGCTACTCGCGCAAGAGAAGGTCACCGGTGAACTGCTGGTGCTGCGGCACGCGTGA
- a CDS encoding sigma-70 family RNA polymerase sigma factor: MSTDYPDSAAQLKMRFERDVVPLLDDLYTAARRLTRNSADAEDLLQDTMLKAYSRFHLFTEGSRLNAWLYRILRNTWINNHRKSLCRPALQLSADITDWQQASSRQHHDSAECRAAELDVLEKLPNQKIIEALEALPENFRTTVFYADVHGYHYREIADMLNIPIGTVTSRLSTARRRLRVLLADLASEHGLAG; the protein is encoded by the coding sequence ATGAGCACCGATTACCCCGACAGCGCCGCCCAATTGAAGATGCGCTTCGAACGTGACGTGGTTCCGCTGCTTGACGACCTCTACACCGCCGCTCGGCGGCTGACGCGCAATAGCGCTGACGCCGAGGACCTGCTCCAGGACACCATGCTCAAGGCATACAGTCGTTTTCACCTCTTCACTGAAGGGTCGCGCTTGAATGCATGGCTATACCGCATCTTGCGCAACACATGGATCAACAACCATCGCAAGTCCTTGTGCCGCCCGGCTTTACAGCTCAGCGCCGACATCACCGACTGGCAGCAAGCAAGCAGTCGCCAGCATCATGACTCCGCGGAATGCCGGGCCGCAGAACTCGACGTTCTCGAAAAACTCCCCAATCAGAAGATCATCGAAGCGCTCGAAGCGTTGCCGGAGAACTTCAGGACCACTGTCTTCTACGCCGACGTCCACGGATACCACTATCGAGAAATCGCAGACATGCTGAACATCCCCATCGGAACAGTGACGTCACGCCTGTCCACTGCCCGTCGCCGATTGCGCGTGCTGTTGGCCGACCTGGCTTCGGAGCACGGGCTCGCCGGATAG
- a CDS encoding ammonium transporter, which translates to MNIDPAATGWLLASTALVLLMTPGLAIFYGGMVRTSGVLNMIMMSFISIPLVTVAWLLVGYSLAFSDGGAGGFLGGLAHAGMQGIGPETAHGAVPELLFATFQLSFAIITAALVSGAIADRAKFAAWMVFVPLWSVAVYCVVAHWVWAPSGWLAKMGVLDYAGGLVVEIVSGSSALALALVLGRRIGFKVEAMRPHNLPFVLLGVGLLWFGWFGFNAGSALAANGLASAIFLNTLVAGCLGMLGWLSVEQIRDGKPTTFGAASGVVAGLVAITPSCGTVNTLGAAVIGLAAGIVCSFAIALKFRLNYDDSLDVVGVHFVGGVVGVLLIGLLATAVMTHGPRGLLYGGGPGQLGKQALAMVVVGLYAFAVSYGLAALIDRLMGFRLSAEDEVSGVDLTQHAETAYPEGVYGHQAPRRLSTGERDDGRPRPDDDEDR; encoded by the coding sequence TTGAACATCGATCCCGCCGCTACCGGCTGGTTGCTGGCAAGCACCGCACTCGTCCTGCTGATGACGCCTGGGCTGGCGATCTTCTACGGGGGCATGGTGCGCACCAGTGGCGTGCTCAACATGATCATGATGAGCTTCATCTCCATTCCACTGGTGACGGTGGCGTGGTTGCTGGTCGGTTACAGCCTGGCGTTCTCCGACGGTGGCGCGGGCGGGTTCCTCGGCGGATTGGCGCACGCCGGGATGCAAGGGATAGGTCCGGAAACCGCGCACGGTGCTGTTCCCGAACTGCTGTTCGCCACGTTCCAGCTGAGCTTCGCGATCATCACCGCCGCCCTGGTCAGCGGCGCCATCGCCGACCGCGCCAAGTTCGCGGCCTGGATGGTGTTCGTGCCGCTTTGGTCGGTGGCGGTCTACTGCGTTGTCGCGCATTGGGTTTGGGCGCCCAGCGGTTGGCTGGCCAAGATGGGGGTGCTCGACTACGCGGGTGGGCTGGTCGTCGAAATCGTCTCGGGTTCCTCGGCGCTGGCGTTGGCGCTGGTGCTGGGCCGGCGCATCGGGTTCAAAGTGGAGGCGATGCGCCCGCACAACCTGCCGTTCGTGCTCCTTGGTGTGGGGCTGCTGTGGTTCGGATGGTTCGGGTTCAATGCCGGATCGGCGTTGGCGGCCAACGGTTTAGCGTCCGCAATATTTCTCAATACCCTGGTCGCCGGTTGTCTGGGCATGCTGGGTTGGCTTTCGGTCGAACAGATCCGGGATGGGAAACCGACGACCTTCGGTGCCGCTTCCGGTGTGGTTGCCGGCCTGGTGGCGATCACACCGTCCTGCGGCACGGTGAACACCTTGGGCGCCGCCGTCATCGGACTCGCAGCGGGCATCGTGTGCTCGTTTGCGATCGCGCTCAAATTCAGACTCAACTACGACGATTCGCTGGACGTGGTGGGCGTGCACTTTGTCGGGGGAGTCGTCGGTGTCCTGTTGATCGGGTTGCTGGCCACCGCCGTCATGACGCATGGCCCGCGCGGCCTGCTCTACGGCGGAGGTCCAGGGCAGCTGGGCAAGCAGGCGCTGGCGATGGTGGTCGTTGGCCTCTATGCGTTCGCGGTGAGCTACGGGTTGGCGGCGCTCATCGACCGACTCATGGGCTTTCGCCTCAGCGCTGAGGATGAGGTGAGCGGTGTCGACCTCACTCAGCATGCCGAAACCGCCTATCCCGAGGGTGTTTATGGGCATCAAGCCCCGCGCCGCCTCTCTACCGGCGAACGGGATGACGGCCGTCCCCGGCCCGATGACGACGAAGACCGCTGA
- a CDS encoding catalase: protein MTDVSSLQPDPDDTRDILTDRQGHPIYDNQNQRTIGARGPATLENYHFLEKISHFDRERIPERVVHARGFVAYGYFESTGKWGDEPVAKFTRAKIFAEPGKRTDLVIRLSTVIGGRDSSETARDPRGFAVKFYTEDGNWDLVGNNLGVFFIRDAVKFPDVIHALKPDPVTFRQEPARIFDFMSQTPESMHMLVNLFSPRGIPANYRTMQGFGVNTYRWVNADGESRLVKYHWMPKIGVKSLTEADAAAIQAQDLAHASKDLYEALEAGDYPEWDLLVQMMSDDDHPELDFDPLDDTKVWPENEFPPKLVGTMVLNRNVSDHFNENEQSAFGTGVLVDGLEFSDDKMLVGRTFSYSDTQRYRVGPNYLQLPVNQAKNTKVSTNQQGGQMQYRVDNNGANPHVNYEPSITGGLREASSPRQDEVGPEIRGRLTKKRIPRTDDYTQAGQRYQLMEQWEKDDLVLNLVNGISEAVREVQERMVWHFLMCDDELGIRVGQGLGITPDDVRHLEPLKSQTLSDDEEQRRANLGKNGPRDVAGMTMTHCVPNEHVSVASQ from the coding sequence ATGACCGATGTGTCCTCACTGCAACCCGACCCCGACGACACCCGGGACATCCTGACCGACCGGCAAGGTCACCCGATCTACGACAATCAAAATCAGCGGACGATCGGCGCCCGCGGCCCGGCAACCCTGGAGAACTACCACTTCCTCGAGAAGATCAGTCATTTCGACCGGGAACGGATACCGGAGCGGGTCGTGCACGCTCGCGGCTTTGTCGCATACGGCTATTTCGAGTCCACCGGTAAGTGGGGCGACGAGCCGGTCGCGAAGTTCACCCGAGCGAAAATCTTCGCCGAGCCGGGCAAGCGCACCGATCTGGTCATCCGGTTGTCCACAGTGATTGGCGGTCGCGACTCGTCGGAAACCGCCCGCGACCCAAGGGGATTCGCGGTGAAGTTCTATACCGAAGACGGCAACTGGGATCTGGTCGGCAACAATCTCGGCGTCTTCTTCATTCGCGATGCGGTCAAGTTCCCAGACGTCATTCACGCGCTCAAGCCGGATCCGGTCACCTTCCGGCAGGAGCCCGCGCGCATCTTCGACTTCATGTCCCAGACTCCCGAGTCGATGCACATGCTGGTCAACTTGTTCTCCCCGCGCGGCATCCCGGCCAACTACCGCACCATGCAAGGCTTCGGCGTCAACACCTACCGGTGGGTCAACGCCGACGGGGAGAGCCGCCTGGTCAAATACCACTGGATGCCCAAGATCGGGGTGAAGAGCCTGACCGAGGCGGACGCCGCGGCCATCCAGGCTCAAGACCTCGCACACGCGAGCAAGGACCTCTACGAAGCCCTCGAGGCCGGCGACTATCCCGAATGGGACCTGCTGGTCCAGATGATGAGCGACGACGATCACCCCGAACTGGACTTCGACCCACTCGACGACACCAAGGTGTGGCCGGAGAACGAGTTCCCGCCGAAGCTGGTCGGCACGATGGTGCTCAACCGCAACGTCTCCGACCACTTCAACGAGAACGAACAATCCGCCTTCGGCACCGGCGTGCTCGTCGACGGGCTGGAGTTCTCCGACGACAAGATGCTGGTCGGGCGGACGTTCTCCTATTCCGACACTCAGCGCTACCGGGTCGGGCCGAACTATCTGCAGCTTCCGGTGAATCAAGCCAAGAACACCAAGGTGTCGACCAACCAGCAGGGCGGCCAGATGCAGTACCGCGTCGACAACAACGGGGCCAACCCACACGTGAATTACGAGCCGTCGATCACCGGCGGTCTCCGCGAGGCGAGCAGCCCACGTCAAGACGAGGTCGGCCCCGAGATCCGCGGGCGTCTGACCAAGAAGCGGATTCCGCGCACCGACGACTACACCCAGGCCGGTCAGCGCTACCAGCTGATGGAGCAATGGGAGAAGGACGACCTGGTGCTCAACCTGGTCAACGGTATCTCTGAGGCCGTGCGCGAGGTGCAGGAACGCATGGTGTGGCACTTCCTCATGTGCGACGACGAACTGGGAATTCGGGTCGGGCAGGGGCTTGGCATCACACCCGATGACGTCCGTCACCTGGAGCCGCTGAAATCGCAGACGTTGTCCGACGACGAAGAGCAGCGCCGGGCCAACCTCGGCAAGAACGGCCCGCGCGACGTCGCGGGCATGACGATGACCCACTGCGTGCCCAACGAGCACGTGTCGGTGGCCAGCCAGTAG
- a CDS encoding PDR/VanB family oxidoreductase: MLTGSFGAALSCVWALSGSIRVPPELAEQKRTQVLTVVDRRIVAQDADVVALTLAAIDGQPLPHWFPGAHIEVHLPSGRVRQYSLCGAPDNRDSYRIAVRRITAGGGGSMEMHDDMRVGAMVTTEGPRNGFPLSLPGHGSTMQHLRFIAGGIGVTPILPMLAKAEAVGVNWSMLYAGRSADSMPFLDELVRYGDRVVVRTDNVHGTPTAADLLGDCPDGTAVYACGPAPMLTAIRTALAGRRQVELHFERFAAPPVIDGEECRVSIASTGMIVDVGADETVLAALQRAAVPVRYSCHQGFCGLCRTRVLDGTVDHRDTLLTEDERGEAMLLCRSRGRKGAVLGLDL; this comes from the coding sequence ATGTTGACCGGTTCATTCGGTGCGGCGCTTTCCTGCGTGTGGGCGTTGAGCGGATCCATCCGGGTTCCGCCTGAATTGGCCGAACAGAAGCGAACCCAGGTGCTGACCGTGGTCGACCGACGCATCGTGGCCCAGGATGCGGATGTGGTCGCGCTGACCCTGGCGGCCATCGACGGACAACCATTGCCGCACTGGTTCCCCGGTGCTCATATCGAGGTTCACCTGCCCAGCGGTCGAGTGCGTCAGTACTCGCTGTGCGGGGCGCCCGACAATCGCGATTCGTATCGAATTGCGGTGCGCCGCATCACTGCCGGCGGTGGCGGGTCAATGGAAATGCACGACGATATGCGCGTGGGCGCCATGGTCACCACTGAAGGTCCGCGCAACGGCTTCCCGCTATCGCTGCCTGGCCATGGGTCCACGATGCAACACCTGAGATTCATTGCCGGTGGCATCGGTGTCACACCGATTTTGCCGATGTTGGCGAAGGCGGAGGCTGTTGGCGTGAACTGGTCGATGCTGTACGCCGGTCGAAGCGCGGACAGCATGCCTTTCCTTGACGAGCTAGTCCGTTACGGCGACCGCGTCGTCGTGCGAACCGACAATGTCCACGGAACACCAACGGCCGCAGACCTTCTGGGTGATTGTCCCGACGGTACGGCGGTGTATGCCTGCGGACCGGCGCCGATGCTGACGGCGATCCGGACCGCGCTGGCCGGCCGGCGCCAAGTGGAATTGCATTTCGAGCGATTCGCAGCACCACCGGTGATTGACGGCGAAGAGTGCCGTGTGTCGATTGCGTCGACCGGGATGATCGTCGATGTCGGCGCAGACGAGACAGTGCTGGCGGCGCTACAGCGGGCCGCCGTTCCAGTCCGCTATTCGTGCCATCAAGGATTCTGCGGGTTGTGTCGCACCAGAGTTCTCGACGGAACCGTCGACCACCGAGACACCCTGCTGACAGAGGACGAGCGCGGCGAAGCGATGCTGTTGTGCCGCAGCCGGGGGCGCAAAGGCGCCGTCCTCGGCCTCGATCTGTAA
- a CDS encoding class I SAM-dependent methyltransferase, producing MARTENDTWDLASSVGATATAVAASRAIASAGDNALLADPWPDPLVRAVGIDTFIKLVDGEIEGADDPLLNRQAMSEQITVRTRFFDDFFMQATDAGIRQAVILASGLDTRAYRLPWPADTVVYEIDQPEVIEFKTRTLADLGAQPAAQRRTVPIDLRDDWPTALREAGFDTAKPTAWSAEGLLVYLPPEAQDRLFDNIAALSAPGSRIATEHMDLRNIPADWAEKLTERSRRLGSNINLAELFYTGDRNTAADYLSGHGWRVDVRTTEQAYAAHGFDLPDDELASFGDSSGYLTATLT from the coding sequence GTGGCCCGCACGGAGAATGACACCTGGGATCTTGCGTCCAGCGTCGGAGCGACCGCTACCGCGGTCGCGGCGTCGCGGGCAATTGCGTCGGCGGGAGATAACGCCTTGCTGGCCGACCCGTGGCCCGACCCGCTGGTCCGCGCGGTCGGTATTGACACTTTCATCAAGCTCGTGGACGGCGAGATCGAGGGTGCCGACGATCCCTTGCTGAACAGGCAGGCCATGAGCGAGCAGATCACCGTGCGCACCCGCTTCTTCGACGACTTCTTCATGCAGGCGACCGACGCGGGTATCCGGCAGGCCGTGATCTTGGCTTCCGGTCTGGACACTCGGGCCTACCGGCTGCCCTGGCCGGCCGACACCGTGGTGTACGAAATCGACCAGCCCGAGGTCATTGAATTCAAGACTCGAACGCTGGCCGACCTGGGTGCCCAGCCGGCCGCGCAGCGCCGCACGGTGCCGATCGATCTGCGTGACGACTGGCCAACAGCGTTGCGCGAGGCCGGCTTCGATACCGCGAAGCCGACCGCATGGAGCGCCGAAGGGCTGTTGGTCTACCTGCCGCCCGAGGCACAGGATCGTTTGTTCGACAACATCGCGGCCTTGTCTGCGCCGGGCAGCCGTATCGCCACCGAGCACATGGACCTGCGCAACATTCCGGCGGACTGGGCCGAAAAGCTCACCGAGCGTTCGCGCCGCCTCGGCTCGAATATCAACCTGGCCGAGCTGTTCTACACCGGTGACCGCAACACGGCCGCCGACTACCTCAGCGGTCATGGTTGGCGGGTGGATGTCCGCACCACCGAGCAGGCGTACGCCGCGCACGGGTTCGACCTGCCCGACGACGAGTTGGCGTCGTTCGGTGATTCCTCCGGTTATCTGACGGCGACACTGACCTAG
- a CDS encoding methylenetetrahydrofolate reductase yields MQYGPCGGVRPDGQCEMRAGECAFPEVVPWSGSQYRTAPVQAPLVLTDFSCTPFDEADVAATAAMLAGSADAVLVGEHQNRPDFPPTLMGRLLLEVGASPWITLSCRDRNRVVLEQELRGLQSLGLRTVLCVTGDGRGYDVRPDVTQTFDLDGPRLVSLAASLGMVAAVPETPTAPPIHGRPLRLVEKQRAGASLAVLNHVPYPQMIADFVSCARGAGLSIPIIAAVAVYTDAVSAAVLEGLPGLELDHAVVDEVLHAADPIAAGISAAVTEARALLSIDGVEGVNLSGLASASGTRVGAEIKAEVGRRIKEEAVS; encoded by the coding sequence ATGCAGTACGGCCCGTGCGGCGGTGTTCGGCCCGACGGTCAATGTGAGATGCGGGCCGGCGAGTGCGCGTTTCCCGAAGTGGTGCCCTGGTCGGGTTCGCAGTATCGGACCGCACCGGTCCAGGCGCCGCTGGTGCTCACCGACTTCAGTTGCACCCCGTTCGATGAGGCGGACGTTGCAGCAACCGCAGCCATGCTGGCTGGCTCGGCTGATGCGGTACTCGTCGGCGAACATCAGAACCGACCGGACTTTCCACCCACCCTGATGGGGCGGTTGCTGCTCGAGGTGGGTGCGTCCCCGTGGATCACCTTGTCGTGCCGGGACCGCAATCGGGTGGTCCTCGAGCAGGAGTTGCGCGGGCTACAAAGTCTTGGCCTGCGCACAGTCTTGTGCGTGACCGGAGATGGCCGCGGATATGACGTGCGCCCGGACGTTACGCAGACTTTCGACCTGGACGGTCCACGACTGGTGTCGCTGGCGGCATCGCTGGGAATGGTGGCGGCCGTCCCCGAGACTCCTACCGCCCCGCCGATCCACGGTCGGCCGCTGCGCCTGGTGGAGAAACAGCGAGCCGGAGCAAGCCTGGCGGTGCTCAACCACGTGCCGTATCCGCAGATGATCGCCGACTTCGTGTCCTGCGCTCGAGGTGCGGGGCTGTCCATCCCGATCATCGCCGCGGTGGCGGTGTACACCGACGCCGTCTCCGCAGCGGTTCTGGAAGGGCTTCCCGGGCTCGAACTCGACCACGCGGTGGTCGACGAGGTGCTACATGCGGCGGATCCCATCGCGGCCGGAATATCGGCTGCGGTCACCGAGGCGCGTGCCCTGTTGTCGATCGACGGTGTCGAGGGCGTCAACCTGTCCGGGTTGGCGTCGGCCTCCGGAACTCGCGTCGGCGCAGAGATCAAGGCTGAAGTAGGCCGGCGCATCAAGGAGGAGGCGGTGTCATGA